In Micropterus dolomieu isolate WLL.071019.BEF.003 ecotype Adirondacks linkage group LG01, ASM2129224v1, whole genome shotgun sequence, the sequence AATGACCATACATGGAACACCAGCTCCTCTGGCTCCGTATTACGtagagccgttggtagaaaaagcagttgaaaacagaacgttcagaacaggaggaaacctgaggtttttgctcagagggatttcttataaatactttaacctcattttttaagctttggccatgtttaacatgaacatccaacattataacactgtagataagtcataaaatgtggaaaagcataataggtctcctttaactaAATCGGTCAGTTTTTCTCTTACCACTGACAACTCCCCAGTTTCCCCCTCCCCTCAGGTGAAGAATCTGGGTGTGATCCTCGACAGCACTCTTTCATTTCAAGCTGACATTAATAATGTCAGTAGGTCCGCATACTTCCATTTACATAACATTAATCACCTCAGACCGTCTCTCTCACCCACCAGTACAACCATTCTTGTTCACACACTGGTCACATCCcgcattgattattgtaattctcttCTCATTGGTCTTCCTCTCAAATCCACACATAAACTTCAactggttcagaactctgctgcccgtATCATCACCAGAACCCCTTCTATTAATCACATTACTCTtttccttcagcagcttcattggctcCCCATTAAATACTGCATTGTTTTCAAGAATCTGCTCCTGACCTTCAAGGCCATTCACAACCTTGCTCCTCTGTACCTCACTGACCTCCTTTATATTAACACACCCACCCGTACTCTTAGGTCTTCTtctattcacctcactgtacctcCTGCTCGTCTGACCACCatggggttcagagccttcagccgctctgcccctcgtctctggaactctcttccaccagacaGCCGCAACATTGACTggctttccatttttaaatcccgcttgaaaacaaatctttttAAACATGATCACTATTTATCAGGTCACAGCAatcttttattatgttttgtgaggtgaccttgagtgttcgGAAAGGCCcctataaataataataaataataataaaaaaatattattattattattattattatggggAATGACTCGCTTTTGGTGGCAGCCTCAAGTGGTCATCCAATGAAATGCAGTTTCTGGCACTGCAGTTCAAGCTCTGCCTCCTAATTCGGCCCAGGGACCAACTCCCTTGGCCAAGGGCATTGACTGGAGAAACTAAACTAACATACATGTTTAGATGGTGGGGAAAATCTCCATACAGAAAGCATGCAACCATTCAGTCACCTAGTTTAGCAGTGATCATGAGTGTTACGGAGACAAACGCACCTTGAGCGTAGAGCGTGAGGACGGCCTGGATGGCGATATAAACTCCTGTAAACTGGTATGTTTCAAACATCACCTGGCAGGAGAAACAGAAGGTATTAGTTAACTTCTATATAAATACACACCGCCCGAGTCtctcaaaactaaaaacatctGGAGCGCTGCATCTGATTCAGCTAAAACCAACCTCTATTATCTTCTCTCTGTTCTTGGTGGGGTTCATGGGCGGCTCGGTCAGTAGGATCTTGCAGTTGCGCGAGTTGATGTTGAGTTTCTCGGGGCCAAAGGTGTAGTCCCACAGGTGCTTCATGTCGTCCCAGTTCCTCACGATGCCGTTCTCCATGGGGTAGTTCACCTCCAACATAGAGCGCAGCTCGCTGGCCTCGTCCCCCACCATCAGGTCCTGcgagaggtcaaaggtcaacagTTCATCAGACTGAGAGAAAGACTTTGGCTCTTTACCTGGCACTTTTCTTTACTATGTTTGGCTGTTGTCTCTCTGTAGCTCACAGCCACTGGTCATTAAGACTTTAATTTCAGCAGCTGATTATCAAATTATTTCCCACCTGTATGACTAAAGAGAAGTGCAGTGTTTGGCTGAGATCTAAACTTGCATAAACTCAATatcagggctgcaactaacgattatttatCGTTTCTTATATCGATTCATCGATTAGtcgtttggtctataaaatctcagaaaaatgttgatcagtgtttcctaAAAGCCCAGGAAGACGTCCtcaagtgtgtttttttgtccacccaaaagatattcagtttactgtcacagagaaggaaagaaccaggaaatattcacatttaaagaCACAGAAATCAGATAATTTTTACtcaaaacgattaatcgattatcaaaatagtttacaattaattaaatagttgacaactaatcgatgaATTGTTCCAGCTCTACTTCATAGAACATGGCCAAGAATCGCAGCTTTATCACACATGATGCTGTTATCCACAGTCTAACTATGTTCCAACTTCCACAAGCCGTCATGATACATCCAGAGAAGTATCCGCACTGTGACAAAAACGCTGttgaatgaaaaataattacCTTGATTTCAATGTTTCCAACTTTAGCTGTGGAGCGGATGATTGGCCGGCCAACCAGCGCTGGGAAAATGTGCTCTGGGAAGTTGGAGCCTGCATAGCCACACTTGACAAACTAGGAAGGGaatgaaagaaggaaaaaaatgcatgttagaatatttaaaataacatgtttTAGATCTATAAGATACAAGATCTCACACTGAGTCAGATAGATGCCATTCTGTGTCGCCTGTTCATCACACATGTAAAACAGAAACCTTCGTAATGTCTTAACTTGCTTGGAATAAACAGTTCGGACAACAGAACTATGTAAACAATAATGCTTATACCATTTTGATAGACTACTATTCAATGTAAGATAATACAAGCCTCACCGACACCCCTTTTTCTCTCCTGATATTGATTTAGATACGGAAGCAAAGGGCATCTGCCACTACTGAGTTATGAAACTAAGATCATTATTCTATGAGTAAAGCTATCAATTATTAACTCCAATGGGTGatgttaataaacaaaaatcacTTTATCTATAATCTTAAGAAGGTAAACGATTTGATGTCCTGTCCATAGCTGCTTCTTTTCCCTCACAAACCAACTCCAgcatgtcaaaaaaaaaaaaaaaaatacatagctCTCTGCAATGTTAATTTTTTAAaggtaaattaaattaaatgtaatgtcaGATGTAGTTTTCTGAACCTTCTCCTTCAAGAAGCGTTGACTAACATCATGTCGTAAAAACTCTTTTGTGTATGCAATGCTTAAATTTACTATTCCTTCATGCTAAAGTGCATTTAGTATGAAGCACATACCGGAAGTGAGGTGGTTTCAGCTGTAACTTTATAAACAGCAgagcaaatgaaaactgtatttaatgGAGCTAACGATTTTACTAATTACATTAACActtgttgtaatgtgacaaataaacgtACCTTATTAAAAACGTACAACGTTTTAGTTTTTAgtctgtgtatttatttattttttaatcttttacagtaaaaacagaagTCCCTCTGTGATGCTCTCGAAGTCTTTAGCCAGAGGACAAACAACTTCCTCTTGGTCATGATTCATAAAAAACTGTCGGCAGTGTTTAAAAGTCAATCGAGATTCAGGCTGGTGAAAGTTTCCTTACATGGAAGAAAAGCCTCAACTTCCGCAACCCACGTCTCTTGCGTGCACACTGGTGTATTTCACTTTTACTGGCTGAAACAGTTGAATTTCTAAAAGCTACAAAAAGCATGTGCGACAATTTAATAACACGCTTTCACCccttctgcatgtgtgtgtgattaaagcTGCACTGCTGAAGAGGAGCTATTCTTTTTAAACGAGGGGCGCGGCCGTTTGAATTGAGCTAACCAGGCTAAGCTAACTGTAAAACATAGAAGGAAATAAACTGAATGGTCTCTTTAACCCAAACTCTATTTGATATAAACAAAGATTAAGAACGCGAAGCTAGCGTACGATGGCTAACGTTACCTGAGAATGTAACGGTTAGAAAATCTACCTAAACAACTAAAAAAGTAACCTACTAGGTTATTATAAAGGTGATTAAATGTTGTGATTACTTGAAGGGACGGTTGTTATTGTGTTTAGTTGAACTGTGCGGTAGCTAGCTGTCATTACATGTCGTTACACAGGCAAAGTTACTTACGAGTTAGCTAAAGGTACTGCAGTTAGCCAAGTTACCCGATTCAACAAGAACCATTTTCAGAGACTTTATTGGCTAAACTCCAGTGTGAGAAACATAAACAGCACTTTGTCTTCCCAGTGAATGTCAGTTGtagctctgcagcaggtgaatCCAGCTGACAGACACATTCCTAAACACAAGCTAACGCGTTAGCCTGTTAGCTCTCTGttaacttcctgtttccagtTCTCGCCGTTTTCTTATCGAACTGCGGAGAACCGGAGAGCGACACGGACTGAGATTTAACAGCGCTGCCTTGTTCTTAAACTTACCCCTGTTCCGTTGTCACAAACCACGACTTTTCTCCCTTGACTGTCCATGTTTGTTCCCTGAATCCAGCAGAAGCCCCTCCACCTTCTGCCTGCAAGAGCTAACGTCAAGCTAGCCGATGCGCCGGAAGCAACACACCTAACActtcaggtgtgtttttccGTCAGAATAAAAGCGTCATCTCCACAAATCTCACACTGTTAATCATTACAGTCCATAGTTGTCATTTAAGCTGGGGACATGTTCTCACTTTTTAAAGTGGCATATTTTTTGTCTCCCAAAATGAAAGTGCTTGGAGAAAGGATTgatgcacaataagaaaacatggaatgctatgtaaatatagaagaaacagaagtGCATTGTCCAGAAAAAGTAACTCAAGGTAAAATAAATTccagctactgattactgcattatattctgttgtGTTTGTAAATGTTCACCTGCTTCCTGAATTATGTGTCtacctttataaaaataaaatcatttgtcGGTGGAGAAGATTTCTCTGGAAAGCAGGAAtttatgtgttttcatttccccCTGTACCTTTTATTTCAGCAACATTtccttaaagtatcaaaagtaaaattagtcatagtgcagtaaaatgttccctgtcagtgtttcactACTAAATCTGATATTTCTGGATTAATGTTCCTGTCGCATTAATGTAGAgattgcattttactgctgtagatgtttcaTGATGACcttattttaactgtttaatctgcagcaatgcatcatattctcGCTCTAAAATGTCATGAGAGGTGAGGTGTTGCAGCTGGTGAAAACAAGTGGGAGGAGTTTACTGTGTACCTAGagctagcaagactttatttcctaacattactccaacacaacaaacccTGACTCACGTTTCCACCGCCGTCTTCTTGCCACAACTCACTTCACCAGTTTTAgagcgagacttcagtttcccgttaaaaacaaagggggtCACCTGGAGtccctcgtagggatcctttccatgatggtGCCAGACACCTGGTGTAACGGTCTGTCTGTCGCTGGCaacaagaagcactttttgtggatgtCACTGCAGCCGGTTCAGCTGCCAGCTGAAGtcatctactgcacggattccaaaaccttttgGACCTACTATTCATTTTAATACCAACATATGTGAGAATAGGGTCCAGgtttaaaaacactaaaatgatcCTTAAAGAAGGACCAGCGTTTTCTCAGCCCACAAAGGAACACTtcatccttcagtttatcaCAAACATTCACAATCAGCACATTTAGATACATGGCTAGGCAGGAAGAGGATGCACAACTGTAATctgtaaacattaaaatcataatGATTAAATACAAAGTTCATgattattttgtccatgttgACATTCGTTTAGTTTTTGACACCAAAAATCTGTATTATACAATAATAGTAGATATAAAAGTTAAGCCTTGAACCTCAAACCTGCCTACCGCAGCCTGAGAGCTTAATCACAGAGACAGCTGAATCTTAAACAACTTAACTATTGAATTGCTGAAAGTCACTATAAGGGCTTTCTAAGCTGCATCAGCTCTCACCCAGAGAATAATTACATACAGAGTTGTTTGTGTTGATCAGTTTGGAAGATAGTCTAATGGTGAAGCAACCCACAGAAGAACACAAAGCAAGAAAAGAGGGATCGAATCCTGTCTGTGGCAAAGAGGTCTAACTAACATGAGTTTAAATGATAATTAAAGCATGAAAACTCACATTAGATATCGAAAATACACGTGTGACAAAACAATGGAAGACTCATGGATGAGAAATGGCTCActtcctttttttgtgttttcaagtTTTGTTCATGAGTCATGGCCAAACATACCAATATGTGGGCTCGCAACAGAACCTGTCTCTTGTTGTAAAAACATTCGATGGGCTGCTGTTGACAGCCAGATGTCTTTAGTGTGTCATTCCCTGAATATTAAATTCTTCCTGTGCCAAAACTATGTCATTATAATAATGTTCAAGCCAGAAGCAGCAACACCAAACACAGAGCAGGCGGAGCTTCAACGTCACATTCCTGAAGTGAAACTGAATGCTTGTCAGAGCGACGGCAGAGCTGCAAGCAAGACGAGTGTTTTtataactgttaaataaaaaatcaagcTCATCAAGAATTTCTCAGCATCACAACAGAGTCTCTGCCAAACACTGGTGAGTACAGCACATGATAATTACAGGTTCAACCACAAACTAacgcttgtttttattttgtgatagAAATCAAATTTGTTTTggtataaaaagtgcaataaacATTCTTTAATatactgtgagacatccacaattgtgtccctgagcaagacacttaacccctagttgttccagaggcgtgcgacctctgacatgtatagcaattgtaagtcgctttggataaaagcgtcagctaaatgaataaatgtaaatgtaaactaaTAGCCCACAAATATGTATTTCACCTGTTACAGCAGTTCCAGATACAACTCAACCGATACGACaatacacattaaattaaaataaaatagagaaataCAAGATAtaacagaaatagaaaaataagagTTATGTGTACACTATATACAACTTTTATGTACAAATGTGATAAATATGAAACATCGCACAGGTCTCAGAAGGAGTGCAACAattttttaataacaaacatgaaataattgaggGATCTAGAAATGTTgttacagcaaaacaaaacaagatatacTGCGATGTAATGTGTGGGGAGACAAATAAAGATTCCAAAGTAATGCTTCTctatttatattactatttaaCTCCCACAGTGGTGGCTGACCCAGAGAGATAATACACAGAATGTCTTGCTGTGAGGTAATAGCGCTGACTTCTGGTCCGCTGTGCAGACTACAGTCATATATCTGATACAGCGATTCTTCTCTTTCACCCATTACTGTTGTGAACAAGAACCAAACAAGCAAACCATAACAGTTTCTTTCCTTCTTACCTGTGTTtcaaaaataacaattaaaggACCAggattttttcattttactgcCCTATAGGCTAATTAACTTATTGGGAAATGAAGTTAGTGTTGCATGAACGTTTTATTTCCCAgatttacaaaaacattatgCAGTATTTGTGGGCTGTAGTGAAATACGTTACCACAAATAACCATAaatttgcacacacaaaaaagcattcttcacatttcatttttgttttgattgtgtAGATATGGCTTCTCCTAGCAGTCTGCTGTCTGAAGATCAGTTCCTGTGCTCCATCTGTCTGGATGTGTTCACTGATCCTGTCAGCACACCATGTGGACACAACTTCTGTAAAAACTGCATCACTGAACACTGGGATACCACTGACCAGTACCAGTGTCCCACATGTGCAAAGCTTTTCCACATAAGACCTGAACTGCGGGTCAACACTTTCATCTCTCAGATGGTTTCTCAGTTCAAGTCAGCTCTGCAggaagccagcagcagcagcagcagcagcagcagcagcagcagcagcagctcggATCAACAAGAGTCCAAACCAGGAGAAGTTCCCTGTGACGTCTGCACTGGAACCAAACTGAAGGCCCTgaagtcctgcctggtgtgtctgGTCTCCTACTgtgagactcacctggagcctcatctgacagcttcaggCCTGAAAAGACATCAGCTGATCGACCCTGTGGAGAACCTGGAAGCCAGGATGTGTACGAAGCACGATAAACCTCTGGAGCTGTTCTGTAAGACCGACCAGACATGTGTCTGCATGCTCTGCACTGTTTTAGACCACAGGGCACATGAGTTTGTTCCTCTGAAGGAAGAATATGAAGGAAAGAAGGCCGAGCTGGGaaagacagaggctgaaattcAGCAGATGATCCAGAAGAGACGACTAAAGATTGAGGAGATCAAACACTCGGTCACCTTCAGCAAGGAAAATGCAGACAGAGAGGTAGGAGAAGGTGTTCAGGTCTTCACTTCTCTGAAGGAGTCTGTTGAGAGAGGCCTGAAGGAGCTCATCGACACCATCGAAGAGAAGCAGAGAACAGCAGAGCAACAGGCTGAAGGCTTCATCaaagagctggaacaggaaATCTCTGAGCTGATCAAGAGAAGGACTGAGGTGGAGCAGCTCTCACGCTCTGAAGACCACCTCCGTCTTCTCCAGAGTGTCCAGTCCCTGAACATCCACCCTCCACCGACCAAGGACTGGACCAAGATCAGCGTCCATCCACCTTCATATGAGGGGACTGTGGTGAGAGCTGTGGCTCAGCTGGAGGAGACGCTCAGTAAAGAGATGAAGAAGCTGTTTGAGTCTGAGCTGAAGAGGGTCCAGCAGTATGCCATAAATGTGACTCTTGATCCTGATACAGCACATCCTGAACTCATCCTGTCTGATGATGGGAAACAAGTGAATCATGGTGACATGAAGAAGAATCTTCTAGACAATCCAGAGAGATTTTCTGCCAGTCTCTGTGTTTTAGGAAAGCAGAGTTTCTCTTCTGGCAGATTTTACTTTGAGGTTCAGGTTAAAAAGACTGACTGGGATCTAGGAGTGGCCAGAGAGTCGATCAACAGGAAGGGGCTGGTCACACTTAGCCCCGATGAGGGTTACTGGACTATATGGTTGAAAAATGGAAATGAGTACAAAGCTCTTGATGACCCTTCAGTCCGTCTCTCTCTGAAGTCTCGGCCTCAGAAGGTGGGGGTGTTTGTGGATTATGAGGAGGGTCTGGTCTCCTTTTATGACGTAGATGCTGCAGCTCTTATCTACTCCTTTACTGGCTGCTACTTCACTGAGAAACTCTTCCCATACTTCGATCCTGGGCTTAATGATGATGGTAAAAACTCTGCCCCTCTAATTATCTCTCGTGTCAATGACACTAAGTAGACTAAAAACTTTTCCTTCTACAATACTTGGACTCATGATCAAGTCATGGGTTTGATGATTTCATCCTCAACTTGAAAAAATCCACTCAAATGTCCTTTGACTTTATTTGGTAATGAGACTAATGTCTTGAAAGACTTCCTCTTCCCTAGGCTAAACAGGAAGACTCTCAACCGGACCAACAGCACAAGAGGCAGAGAAGACTGTGGGCACAGTTGATGTCATGGCATGATTTGTTATTATCATTTATATTCCAGCAAACATTTTGCTGGAAGCACAGCTGTACGGCATCACTGATGGCTTCATTAGTACTGAAATACAGCTACTAATTGTATTAGTCACACCTGTCAAAATGTCAACAATAAGAAAGGTCTGTTACATTTAACTTTAGGTATTAACAAGAATACAATTCATAAATTAATATTCTGCATAGCTAATCAGCTATTTAGTGTGAACTAGCTACCATAATTTAAAAAGCTTCGTGCTCCACTAGCCTTGCTTCCACGTGTATTTTCAGAGGGAGCTTTACTTTTATCAGCCTGTTTGAAACAGGACACTAGGGGTTTTCATTTCCAAGCTAAATGGAAAACGGTAAAACGCTAAACGGTGTTGACTGATGTTCTGGCTGGTAAAAGTTAATGTTTTTGAGTActaagaaaataataattgtttttttaaaatgatgtttgCTTAAATTTAACTGACCAGAACAGCAGCATATTCATAGCAACTCcaaggttcatcattttattgcCGAAACAGGTTTTATATGAATTAATATCACGTATATgaccacatactgtatgtttgcactatttgatttgtttattgttaaGTTCAGCTGCACTTGCTAAAGTCTTTCATATGTAATTGCACTACAGTTTGGGGTTTGTTCtatatgtgtatttatatatgttacaATTGATAGTATTACTATTTCTCTACACCTATTGGATGAATTGGTATTAAAGTTTGTACAGACTGTCTTGGTTCGCAGAAGATggatcctactgactttggtgaaccAGAATTTTCCTCTGAAGCCATCACAAGGCTGATATTTGTGGTTGAAATATATTGACAACTATTCagtggattgccatgaaatttacaACAGATAGATCCCAAGAGGATACATTCTGACAACTTTGATGatcctctttcttttcctcaagAGACACCAGaaggtcaaagttttcacttatgTTGTGATACATAGTAACATCTACTAGACTGGCACaacatttggtacagacattcatggtttccAGATGGTGTATCCTGCTGACAGTTTTGCTAATCATCAACATGTGAGCATTCACTGTAAGCATGTTGGTATGCTGCTGTTAGTATTTAGCTCAGATCTGCATGAAGAACAGCCTAACAGAGCAGCCAGCATGGTAGTAGACTCTTGTTATTTGATACACTAACCTCTATAGCTCTATAGAGTTCTTTACTTGGGCTTTTCATGGTTTATGAACTTTGGTTGCCTGCCCCATCCTGATAGTTTCACTCGTGTCTAGTTACCTTCCCCTGACTTCTTTACTTGGTCTTTGCTTGTTTTATGAACATTGGTTGTCTGCCCCACCCTGATTAGTTTCACTTGTGTCAATTTATTCTCCCCTCACTTCTTTACTTGGTCTGTGCCCGGTTTATGAACTTTGTTTGTCTGCCCCATCCTGATTAGTTTCACTTGTGTCTAGTTGACCTCCCCTCTATTATTTACTTGGACTTTACTCAGTTTATGAATTTCGGTTATCTGCCCGACCCTGATTAGTTTCACTTTTGTCTAGTTATCCTCACCTCAGTTCTTAATTTGGTCTTTTCCCAGTTTATGAACTTTGTTTGTCTGCCCCACCCTGATTAGTTTCACTTTTGTCTAGTTATCCTCCCCTCACTTCTTTACTTGGTCTTTGCCTGGTTTATGAACATTGGTTGTCTGCCCCACCCTGATTAGTTGTATTAGTGTAGTATTACAAAGGAAAGAGGGTTGGGTCTGCAGTCCTCTTAGTGAGGTATGTCAAAAAGATCAACAAACATTAAGAAAAAATAGTGTGTATTGAATGTACTGATTTGTAACTTTTGTCTGTAAGGTGAAAAGAGTCCTTGTTGTTCATTTTTGAGGGTTTTTTGTGCCTTGACGCTAAGGCAAGTTGGAGAAACACGTTACGAGATACATACTTTATACAAGAGAAACAATAAAGGAAGGTAAAAAGCTGACCGTCTTGATTTTTGTTTGACCTGTAAGTTGTCTAATAAAAAGATCTCTATAAAAAACACACTAAATTTAAACCTGATTTTGCTAAGGagcaaagaaatgttttttagaTAAAACTGTTTCACTTTCTAAATCTGTCAGCAGGCACAGAGAGCTTACAGGGGAGTGGAAAGTCACCAGTTTAGAAATAATTCACTGATCACAGCGTCAGGGG encodes:
- the LOC123969452 gene encoding E3 ubiquitin-protein ligase TRIM39-like isoform X2 produces the protein MASPSSLLSEDQFLCSICLDVFTDPVSTPCGHNFCKNCITEHWDTTDQYQCPTCAKLFHIRPELRVNTFISQMVSQFKSALQEASSSSSSSSSSSSSSSDQQESKPGEVPCDVCTGTKLKALKSCLVCLVSYCETHLEPHLTASGLKRHQLIDPVENLEARMCTKHDKPLELFCKTDQTCVCMLCTVLDHRAHEFVPLKEEYEGKKAELGKTEAEIQQMIQKRRLKIEEIKHSVTFSKENADREVGEGVQVFTSLKESVERGLKELIDTIEEKQRTAEQQAEGFIKELEQEISELIKRRTEVEQLSRSEDHLRLLQSVQSLNIHPPPTKDWTKISVHPPSYEGTVVRAVAQLEETLSKEMKKLFESELKRVQQYAINVTLDPDTAHPELILSDDGKQVNHGDMKKNLLDNPERFSASLCVLGKQSFSSGRFYFEVQVKKTDWDLGVARESINRKGLVTLSPDEGYWTIWLKNGNEYKALDDPSVRLSLKSRPQKVGVFVDYEEGLVSFYDVDAAALIYSFTGCCFTEKLFPYFNPGLNDGGKNSAPLIISPVNHIE
- the LOC123969452 gene encoding E3 ubiquitin-protein ligase TRIM21-like isoform X1 — protein: MASPSSLLSEDQFLCSICLDVFTDPVSTPCGHNFCKNCITEHWDTTDQYQCPTCAKLFHIRPELRVNTFISQMVSQFKSALQEASSSSSSSSSSSSSSSDQQESKPGEVPCDVCTGTKLKALKSCLVCLVSYCETHLEPHLTASGLKRHQLIDPVENLEARMCTKHDKPLELFCKTDQTCVCMLCTVLDHRAHEFVPLKEEYEGKKAELGKTEAEIQQMIQKRRLKIEEIKHSVTFSKENADREVGEGVQVFTSLKESVERGLKELIDTIEEKQRTAEQQAEGFIKELEQEISELIKRRTEVEQLSRSEDHLRLLQSVQSLNIHPPPTKDWTKISVHPPSYEGTVVRAVAQLEETLSKEMKKLFESELKRVQQYAINVTLDPDTAHPELILSDDGKQVNHGDMKKNLLDNPERFSASLCVLGKQSFSSGRFYFEVQVKKTDWDLGVARESINRKGLVTLSPDEGYWTIWLKNGNEYKALDDPSVRLSLKSRPQKVGVFVDYEEGLVSFYDVDAAALIYSFTGCYFTEKLFPYFDPGLNDDGKNSAPLIISRVNDTK